The Pedococcus dokdonensis region CTGCCCCTCGGTGAGGACCGCGGCACCCCCAACCTCTGACGACCCGCGGTATGCCGCGCCGCGGGCCCCCGCTGTGCCGCTCCGCCCGCGCCGCCGCGCCGCCCGCCATACCGAGCCGCGCGCCATACCGAGCGTCGCTCCTTCATGCAAAAGGCGAGTTAGCGCCGCAGACGTCCGGCGCTAACTCGCCTTTTGCATGAGCTGGCGACAGGGAGTGGGGCCTAGGGGCGGGAGGCCAGCCGGTCCAGCAGATCGGTCGGGCCGCTCACGATCAGGGTGTCGTGCGCGGTCACCTTGGTCTCGGGGACGGCGTACGTGAAGTCGCTGTGGGGTGCCTTCACCCCCACGACGGTGACGCCGTACTTGCTGCGGATCGCGCTCTGCTTCAGGGTGAACCCGATCGCCTCCTGCGGCGGCTTCATCTTGACGATCGCGAACCCGTCGTCGAACTCGATGTAGTCCATCAGCTTGCCGTTGAGCAGGTGCGCGACCCGGCGGCCGCTGTCGACCTCGGGCGAGATGACGTGGTGCACGCCGATCCGGTCGAGGATGCGGGCGTGCTCGGGGAGAGTGCCTTCGCCCAGATCGTGGGGATGCCGGCGTCGACGAGGTTCATCGCACACAGCACCGACGCCTCGACCGACGACCCGATGCCGACGACGGCGATCTGGAAGCTGCGCGCCTTGAGGTTGGCGACCGACTGGGGCTGCGCCGCGTCGGCCTGCACGATCCGGCCCACCTTGCCCAGGAACGACTCGGCGAGGTGCGGGTCGCGCTCGACGGCCACGACGTGGTGCCCGAGCTTGGTCAGCTCGATCGCGACCGCGCTGCCGAACCGACCGAGGCCGATGACCAGGACGTCGTCCTCGTACAGCTTCTTCGCCACTGCTGGCCTCCGCGGCATCGGGGATGGTGGGACGGATGGTGGGACCTCCACGCTAGCGCGTCCCTGCAGGTGGGACCGTGCTGTCCGGAATCGTCGCGCGGCAGGTAGCGTCGGGCCATGCCCTCACAGGTGCGGGTGGTCTGGGACCCCGGGTTCACCGCCTACGACTTCGGGCCGGGCCATCCCATGAACCCGGTCCGGCTCGACCTCACCGCCCGCCTCTGCGAGTCGTTGGGTGTCTTCGACCACGAGGGCGTCGAGGTGTTCTCCCCGCCCGTCCCCGACGACGACGTGCTCACCACCGTGCACACAGCCGACTACGTCGCCGCCGTGCGCGCCACGTCCGAGGACCCGGCCGCTGCCGACCCGGCCTACGGGTTGGGCACCGACGACGACCCGGGCTTCGCCGGCATGCACGAGGCCAGCGCACGGGTGGTCGAGGGCACCCGGCAGATCTGTCAGGACGTGTGGGAGGGGCGCACCCAGCACGGCGTGAACTTCTGCGGCGGGCTGCACCACGCGATGGCGGGCAACGCCGCCGGCTTCTGCGTCTACAACGACATCGCCGTCGGCATCCGCTGGCTGCTCGACCACGGCGCCAAGCGAGTGGCCTACGTCGACGTCGACGTCCACCACGGCGACGGGGTCGAGCGGATCTTCTGGGACGACCCGCGGGTGCTGACCATCTCGCTGCACGAGTCGGGGCGGGCGCTGTTCCCGGGCACCGGGTTCGCGAGCGACATCGGTGGGCCCGCCGCGGAGGGCGACGCGGTCAACGTCGCCCTGCCTCCCGGCACCGGCGACTCGGCCTGGCTGCGCGCGCTGCACTCCACCGCCCTTCCGCTGGTGCGTGCCTTCAAGCCCGACGTGCTGGTCACCCAGCACGGCTGCGACACGCACGCCCAGGACCCGCTCGCGCACCTGGCCATGTCGGTGGACGCGCAGCGGGCCGCGGCCGAGGCGCTGCACCGGCTCGCGCACCAGGTCTGCGACGGACGCTGGGTCGCGCTGGGGGGCGGCGGCTACGAGCTCGTGCACGTCGTCCCGCGCACCTGGACCCACCTGACCGCCATCGCGGCCCACCAGCCGGTCGCCCTGACCGAGCCGGTGCCGCAGGACTGGCTGGACCACGTGCGCCAGGCGTTCGGCCGCGAGGGGCCGCGCCGGATGGGTGACCTCGACCCTGCCGACGGTCCGATCTGGCACCAGCCCTGGGACATGGGCTACAACCCCCACGACGAGGTCGACCGGGCCATCATGGCGACGCGGCAGGCCGTCTTCGACCGGCACGGCCTCGACGTCTGGTTCGACTGAACGACCAGTGCTCAGAGTGACACCGTTGTGATTTCCGAGGTGGCTGCGGCGTGTCGGCTGGACAAGTCGGAAGAAGTTTTCCCATTGGGTTCCCCACGAGTCACATCAGCCCCTACAGTTCACTCTGCACGCGAGTAGAGGTCCGCCGGAAGGGAAGCCGGCGATGCGCGCGTGTAGAAGATCGAGGTAAAGACATGTCCAACGAGCGACAGCTCGCCGAGGTGCGGTTCCTGACCGTCGCCGAGGTGGCCTCGATCATGCGCGTGTCGAAGATGACGGTGTACCGCATGGTGCACGCAGGAGAGCTTCCCGCCATCCGCGTGGGGCGGTCCTTCCGGGTTCCGGAGGACGCCGTGCACAAGTACCTGCGAACCTCATACGTCGACACCGCGTGACGAATTGCTGACCGCACGGTGAAGGGCGGGTCGGGGCGCGAGCCCCGACCCGCCCTTTCGTATGGTGCCGGGCCCGGGCGGCGGGGGCGCGGTTTGGGTCGTGGGGTCGGGGGCCGCTAGAGTGGCCCCACAGTTCGGCGTGGTGCGTTCGTTGCCCCGTCCGGCAACACGACCACGACCAAGAGGACATCATGGGCTCTGTCATCAAGAAGCGCCGCAAGCGCATGGCGAAGAAGAAGCACCGCAAGCTGCTTCGCAAGACGCGCCACCAGCGTCGCAACAAGAAGTGATCGAAGGCCCCCGCCGAGCGGGGGCCTTTCTTCTTGCCCGGAACGGCGTCCGAGGACACGACGCGCCGGCCGGATCCGCGCGAACGTCCAGTTCTCGCGGCGCGTCGTGTCCTCGCTCGCGGCGCGATGTGACCAGCGCCGCGTCCACGGGGTGGCGCATCCCCTTCGGCATCACCGGGGCGCTCGGTAGGGTCTTGCCTGTGGCTGATGTCGTCCTGGTGACCGGCGTCTCGAGGTACCTCGGGGGCCAGTTCGCCCGTGCCCTGACGGCCGACCCGTCGGTGAAGCGGGTGATCGGCGTCGACGTCATCCCCCGCCGGGCGACATCGGGCGGGCCGAGTTCGTGCGGGCCGACATCCGCAACCCGATGATCGGCAAGATCATCGCGCAGTCCGAGGTCGACACCGTCGTGCACATGAACGTGATCGCGACCCCGACCCATGCCGGTGGCCGGACCTCCCAGAAGGAGATCAACGTCATCGGCACGATGCAGCTGCTCGCGGCGTGCCAGAAGGCGTCGAGCATCAAGCGGCTGGTGGTGAAGTCGTCGGCCGCGGTCTACGGCTCGAGCCCCCGCGATCCCGCGATGTTCACCGAGGACATGGGCCCGAAGTCGTTGCCACGAGCCGGGTTCGGCAAGGACTCGGTCGAGGTCGAGGGCTATGTGCGGGGCTTCTCACGGCGGCGTCCGGACGTCGAGATCTCGATGCTGCGGTTCGCCAACATCATCGGCCGTGGCATCCGCACCTCGCTCACCGACTACTTCGCGCTGCCCGTGGTGCCGGTCCCGTTCGGCTACGACGCACGGCTGCAGTTCGTCCACGAATCCGACGCGATCGCCTCGCTCCTCGTCGCCACCACCGGTCCGAGCAGCGGCATCACCAACATCGCCGGCGACGGTGTCATCACGGTGGCCCAGGCCGCCGGGATGGCCGGTCGCCCGATCGTGCCGGTGCCGATGCCGGCAGCCGGGATCTTCGGCAACCTGGTCAAGCGCTCCGGCCTGGCCGACTTCAGCAGCGACCAGATCCAGTTCCTGGCCTACGGCCGCGGGCTCGACACCCGTCGGATGCGCGAGGTGCTGGGCTTCGAGCCGTCCTACACGACGCGCGCCGCCTTCCTGGACTACGCGCAAGGCGTCGGCTCGGCGATCCCGGGTGCCGGGGTGGTCGGCGCCGCCGTCACCGGTGCCGCAGGCACTGCCGCGAGCGCGATCAGCCACGTCTGGGCTGCAGGGAGGAACGACTGATGGCTCCCACCTCGGGCGCTGGGGCGCCGAAGAAGAAGCCGGCCCGCAAGAGCACGCTGGCGGTGGGTGCAGCACGGGCGTCGGGGGAGCGCGCCAAGCGCCGTAGCACCCCGCTCATCGCGGCCGACCCGGCTCGCCCGGCCGAGACCGCACCCGCAACCCCCGCTCAGGCCGCCCCCACGCCGGCCACCCCTGCGGCGGTCACCTCCACGGCGGCAACGCTCGCCCCGGCCGCGTCGAGCGGGAAGCACCGCCCGCGCCCGGTCGCCAAGTCGGTCCCGACGCGCAAGGCGGTGGCCCGCTCCGGGGCCCGCACCACGAAGCCGTCCCGAGCGGCGGCCGCCGGACCCCGGCGCGACGAGGGCGGCGCGACGTCGGCGAGCCCGCGGCATACCCCGGCCCCGAAGGTGCGCGCCCTCAAGGCGGTCACCGACGACGTCGTCGTGCCCGAGCCCGCGATCGGCGCCGGCTCGTCGGGCGGGTCGCGCAGCATCGCCCCGGGCGTGGAAGAGCTGCTGACGGCCGGCATCGCCGCCGTGCGGGTGGCCGCCGAGGCCGCAGGCATCTCGCCCGACGACGTCGAGCGGCACCTCGCCTCGATGCTCTCCTTCGTCCGGCGGCGGGTGACCGGGGACTACACGGTCGACGAGTTCGGCTTCGACGAGGACTTCACCCGGCACTTCTACCTGCCGGTGCTGCGCCCCCTCTACCGCTCGTGGTTCCGGGTCGAGGTGCGCGGGATCGAGAACATCCCCTCCGAGGGTGGCGGCCTGGTCGTGGCCAACCACTCCGGCACCGTCGCCATGGACTCCCTGATGACGCAGGTGGCCGTCCACGACGAGCACCCGGAGCACCGGCACCTGCGCATGCTCGGCGCCGACCTCGTGTTCCAGACCCCGGTGATCGGCCAGGTCGCGCGCAAGTCCGGGTCGACCCTGGCCGCCAACCCCGACGCCGAGCGGCTGCTGTCGAGCGGTGAGCTGTGCGGGGTGTGGCCGGAGGGGTTCAAGGGTGTGGGCAAGCCGTTCAGCGAGCGCTACAAGCTGCAGCGGTTCGGGCGTGGCGGCTTCGTCTCCGCGGCCCTGCGCACCGGGGCGCCGATCATCCCGTGCTCGATCGTCGGGGCCGAGGAGATCTACCCGATCATCGGCAACGCGAAGGCCGTCGCCCGGCTGCTCGGGGCGCCGTACGCACCGATCACGCCGACCTGGCCGCTGCTCGGTCCGCTCGGGCTGATCCCGTTGCCGAGCAAGTGGATCATCGAGTTCGGGTCACCGGTCGAGACCGCCGACCTGGGCCCGAACGCCGCCGACGACCCGATGCTCGTGTTCGACCTCACCGACCAGGTGCGCGAGACGATCCAGCAGACCCTCTACTCGCTGCTGATGCAGCGTCGGTCGGTCTTCTTCTGACCGGTCCGGCCAGCCGCGGAGACGGGCGTGGCGCCGGTCAGGGGAGGGTGACGGTGACGCCCGGCAGGGTGACCGGCCCGAGCGTGCTGCTGGGCACGGTCGCGCCGACACCGGTGCCCACGCTCAGCGTGGGGAGCGGCACGGTGGCCGTGAGGGAGGGGACGATCGGGACCGAGACGCTCAGCGTCGGCAGGCCCACGCTGGCGCCGCCGGTACCGACGCTGGCGCTGCCGCCGCCCCCACCCACGACGGGACCGCTGCTGCTCGATCCCCCCGGCACGGGCACGCCGCCCGGCACGGTGACGGCGGTGCTGGGCACGGTGATGCCGCCCGACGCCGAGCTGGTCGCCGAGCCGGAGGGTGCGGTCGTGGCCGACGAGCCGGGCAGCGAGGCCGGCCCGAGGGTCGAGGAGACCGCCCCGGTGCAGGCACCGCCGCAGGCCGCGATCCGGCGGGCGGTGCTCTCCTCGGTGTCGCGCAGGAGGGCCACGAGCTCCGCGAGCTTCGGCTGGGAGCCCGCCGGCACCTCGGTGCGCAGGGCGTCGAGCTGCGGGAGGGTGCGGGCGGTGAAGTCGCGCATCGCGATGAGCGACTGCGGGTTGCCGGTCGTCGCGTAGGCGGTGTCGAGCGCCTGTCGGCCCTGGCGGACCGAGTCGATCGCCCCGCCGAGTGCGGTGTTGATGTCGCCGGCGTCGTCGTCGCTGCGCTCGGCGAGGGTGCGGGCGTCCGAGACGTGCCCCTGCGCCTGGGCGAGGAGGGTCTGGCCACGCTCGAGGTCGCCGTCGGCCAGGCGGACGGCGACGCCGTCGAGCCAGCCCTTGACCGGGTAGAGCGCCTGGCCGGGGACGGAGCCGCGCGATGCCACCCCGACGACACCACCGACCAGGAGTGCGGACGCGGCGGCACCGGCCAGCAAGCGGGGGAGGCCACGACCCACCACGACCACGACGGGGGTGGTCCGGGAGGCGGCTCGGCGGGCGGCGGCGGCCTTGGCGGCGACCGGGCTGGGGGCGGGCATCCGGGCGGCCTCGGCCATCAGCCGCTCGCGCAGGGTGGCCACGAACTCGGCGTCGGCCGCCGGGACGGCCGAGGTCAGGCCGACGAGGTGTCGGCTGGTCTCGACGAGCTCCGCCAGGCCGGCGTCGGTGACCCGCTCGCCGTCGAGGGCGCGCTGGAAACGGTCGGCCGAGCGGTTCAGTACTGGCATGCCGGCTTCTCCCTCCCCAGCCCTGCTGCGACCCGTGCGGTGGTCCCGGGCGGGATCCCTGCGGTGGAGTCGATGACGGTCGTTCGTGCTGAGAACGAGCGGCGGACCCGGAAGTTACGCGTCGACCCGTAGCGATATCCGGGTCGGTCCCCCCGGGACTGGTCACAGGTCCACATCGGCCAGCTCCCGGTGCAGGGCGCGCACGGCGCGGAGCTGGAGCTGCTTGACCGCACCCTCGGACTTGCCGAGCACCTTCGCGGTCTCGGCCAGGCTGAGCCCCTGGAGGAACCGGAGCACCACGCACTCGGCCTGCTCGGGCTTGAGGCCCTTGACCGCCTCGAGCAACCGCTGGTCGCGGAGCCGGTCGAGCACCTCGTGGTCGGGCGCCGCTTCGACCCGCGGGTCGGCGTCGAGCATGTCGGCCGTCGAGACCTCCATGCGGAACCGTGCGGACTTGGCGTTGTCGGTGATCAGGTTGCGGGCGATCGTGATGAACCACGCCGCGATGTCGCGGCCCTGCCACGAGAAGGAGTCCATCCGGCGCAGCGCCCGCAGGAAGGTCTCGGAGGTGATGTCCTCGGCCAGCTGCTTCCCGCCCACCCGGACGTAGACGTAGCGGTAGACGACGTCGACGTAGCGCTCGTAGAGCAGGCCGAACGCCTCGCTGTCACCCCGCTGCGCGAGCTCGACCAGGGCCGAGACCCGCTCGAAGTCCTGGGGCGCCTCACCCGGTCCGAAGCTGGCTCGGGTGGCGGACCCGCCCGACCCCCCGGATCCACCGGACAGCGTGCCGGCGTCGCCGGCGATGCTGAGCGCCACGCGCAGGGAGTCGAGGAACTGGGCGGTCGCCGGGCCGAGGCCGTGGTCATCGCCCGGGCCGGTGCCGACGCCCGCGTAACCGAACGCCGGTCGGTTCGTTGGCCAGGTCGCAGTGCCTCGGGCAGGGCTGAGCACCGCGAGTCGTCTCGCGGCGCTGCGACCTGCAAAGAACCGGATGGCGGCCTCCTGACCGGGACAGTTTCCCCGATAAGGGTCGGATTGTCAGGAGACGTGCGCCACAGCGGCCGCCCACAGCGCGGGCGATCACACGCAACCCCAACCAAACGCGGGTATGCGGCGTGGTCGCCGCCTGCGACAGTCCGTCAGCGCGAGCGGCGTCGAGCGGCTGCCGCCGCGAGCGCGCCGGCGAGGGCGGTGGCCCCGACCGCCTGGACGCCGACCTTCGCGGCTCGCCGGCCGGTGCGGTAGTCGCGGATCGTCCAGCCGTGCGCACGGGCGTGGTCGCGCAGGGCGCCGTCGGGGTTGATCGCGCACGGGTGGCCGACCAGCGAGAGCATCGGGATGTCGTTCGCCGAGTCCGAGTAGGCCGAGCACCTGGCGAGGTCGAAGCCGCGCTCGAGCGCCAG contains the following coding sequences:
- a CDS encoding acetoin utilization protein AcuC yields the protein MPSQVRVVWDPGFTAYDFGPGHPMNPVRLDLTARLCESLGVFDHEGVEVFSPPVPDDDVLTTVHTADYVAAVRATSEDPAAADPAYGLGTDDDPGFAGMHEASARVVEGTRQICQDVWEGRTQHGVNFCGGLHHAMAGNAAGFCVYNDIAVGIRWLLDHGAKRVAYVDVDVHHGDGVERIFWDDPRVLTISLHESGRALFPGTGFASDIGGPAAEGDAVNVALPPGTGDSAWLRALHSTALPLVRAFKPDVLVTQHGCDTHAQDPLAHLAMSVDAQRAAAEALHRLAHQVCDGRWVALGGGGYELVHVVPRTWTHLTAIAAHQPVALTEPVPQDWLDHVRQAFGREGPRRMGDLDPADGPIWHQPWDMGYNPHDEVDRAIMATRQAVFDRHGLDVWFD
- a CDS encoding NAD-dependent epimerase/dehydratase family protein — encoded protein: MRADIRNPMIGKIIAQSEVDTVVHMNVIATPTHAGGRTSQKEINVIGTMQLLAACQKASSIKRLVVKSSAAVYGSSPRDPAMFTEDMGPKSLPRAGFGKDSVEVEGYVRGFSRRRPDVEISMLRFANIIGRGIRTSLTDYFALPVVPVPFGYDARLQFVHESDAIASLLVATTGPSSGITNIAGDGVITVAQAAGMAGRPIVPVPMPAAGIFGNLVKRSGLADFSSDQIQFLAYGRGLDTRRMREVLGFEPSYTTRAAFLDYAQGVGSAIPGAGVVGAAVTGAAGTAASAISHVWAAGRND
- a CDS encoding 30S ribosomal protein bS22, with the protein product MGSVIKKRRKRMAKKKHRKLLRKTRHQRRNKK
- a CDS encoding helix-turn-helix domain-containing protein, with the protein product MSNERQLAEVRFLTVAEVASIMRVSKMTVYRMVHAGELPAIRVGRSFRVPEDAVHKYLRTSYVDTA
- a CDS encoding lysophospholipid acyltransferase family protein, with the protein product MAPTSGAGAPKKKPARKSTLAVGAARASGERAKRRSTPLIAADPARPAETAPATPAQAAPTPATPAAVTSTAATLAPAASSGKHRPRPVAKSVPTRKAVARSGARTTKPSRAAAAGPRRDEGGATSASPRHTPAPKVRALKAVTDDVVVPEPAIGAGSSGGSRSIAPGVEELLTAGIAAVRVAAEAAGISPDDVERHLASMLSFVRRRVTGDYTVDEFGFDEDFTRHFYLPVLRPLYRSWFRVEVRGIENIPSEGGGLVVANHSGTVAMDSLMTQVAVHDEHPEHRHLRMLGADLVFQTPVIGQVARKSGSTLAANPDAERLLSSGELCGVWPEGFKGVGKPFSERYKLQRFGRGGFVSAALRTGAPIIPCSIVGAEEIYPIIGNAKAVARLLGAPYAPITPTWPLLGPLGLIPLPSKWIIEFGSPVETADLGPNAADDPMLVFDLTDQVRETIQQTLYSLLMQRRSVFF
- a CDS encoding sigma-70 family RNA polymerase sigma factor, which codes for MLSPARGTATWPTNRPAFGYAGVGTGPGDDHGLGPATAQFLDSLRVALSIAGDAGTLSGGSGGSGGSATRASFGPGEAPQDFERVSALVELAQRGDSEAFGLLYERYVDVVYRYVYVRVGGKQLAEDITSETFLRALRRMDSFSWQGRDIAAWFITIARNLITDNAKSARFRMEVSTADMLDADPRVEAAPDHEVLDRLRDQRLLEAVKGLKPEQAECVVLRFLQGLSLAETAKVLGKSEGAVKQLQLRAVRALHRELADVDL